The following are encoded in a window of Phragmites australis chromosome 22, lpPhrAust1.1, whole genome shotgun sequence genomic DNA:
- the LOC133904299 gene encoding BTB/POZ domain-containing protein At2g13690-like, with translation MSTTSTSAHAPAHRRRSGRKAPPPLQPWCCSFVLDPLAAAAAATRSPLPAPRPAKPPHAPPLSRRIRSPGRVSPVDDPFSGTAASFASARLSSVSECQPLALPPPPPAAVVEKSRATLRLRLVEKGMILEVDEVERVRKESKAVRKVLWGGGGGEVAVEGKVEVEAVREAVEMMLGDENEAAAMRRLARGGVARAIVVLEVSFSLMFDRGVNNCLKYLEAVPWNEPEEESIKSLLSRHSSYEAASRNLLARLQPQNPTSSAELVVELIDSIAKGTNKNARMELRTLVNNILSKTSIYIKGDNELDMRSIYYICHSCLKCLVGVFEESSDLVPADQTAISVGKGPLERIYKQVEDLNWLLQIIIDRQMGEEFVDLWANEKTLSSMHERVSPMIRYELSRISATIFIAMGSGKLRCTGDKRFSIFQAWFRPMLVDFSWLRRYPKGLNITTLEEGIGQALLTLTLKQQQVLFMEWFEAFSGQGRECPNLMRAFQVWWRRSFVRSLGSS, from the exons ATGTCGACGACGAGCACGTCGGCGCATGCGCCAGCGCACCGCCGCCGGAGTGGCCGCAAGGCGCCCCCGCCGCTCCAGCCCTGGTGCTGCTCGTTCGTCCTCGacccgctcgccgccgccgccgccgccacccggaGCCCGCTCCCCGCGCCGCGGCCAGCCAAACCTCCGCACGCCCCGCCGCTCTCCCGCCGCATCCGCTCCCCCGGCCGCGTCTCACCCGTCGACGACCCGTTTTCCGGCACCGCAGCTTCGTTCGCTTCCGCGCGGCTGTCGTCCGTCTCCGAGTGCCAGCCGCTTGccctgcctccgcctccgccggcggcggtggtggagaAGTCGAGGGCGACGCTGCGGCTGAGGCTGGTGGAGAAAGGCATGATCTTGGAGGTAGACGAGGTGGAGAGGGTGCGCAAGGAGAGCAAGGCGGTGAGGAAGGTTCTttggggtggaggaggaggcgaggtgGCGGTAGAAGGTAAGGTAGAAGTGGAAGCGGTCAGGGAGGCAGTGGAGATGATGTTGGGAGACGAGAACGAGGCCGCGGCGATGAGGCGGCTAGCCCGTGGCGGCGTCGCGCGAGCTATCGTCGTGCTCGAG GTATCCTTCTCACTTATGTTTGACAGAGGAGTTAACAATTGTCTAAAGTATCTTGAGGCTGTCCCATGGAATGAGCCTGAAGAGGAGAGCATCAAGAGTTTGCTTTCTCGGCATTCTTCCTACGAAGCAGCTTCCCGAAACTTGCTAGCACGGTTACAGCCACAAAACCCCACCTCATCTGCAGAACTGGTAGTCGAACTCATAGATTCCATCGCAAAGGGGACCAACAAGAATGCTCGGATGGAGCTGCGGACTTTAGTCAATAATATCTTATCAAAGACCTCTATCTACATAAAGGGTGATAATGAGCTGGACATGAGGAGCATTTACTATATCTGCCATTCTTGCCTGAAATGTCTGGTGGGAGTATTTGAAGAATCCTCGGATCTGGTTCCTGCTGATCAAACAGCTATTTCTGTTGGGAAAGGACCGCTTGAGAGAATCTACAAGCAAGTTGAGGACCTCAACTGGTTGCTGCAGATTATAATAGACAGGCAGATGGGAGAGGAATTTGTTGATTTATGGGCCAACGAGAAGACCCTCAGTAGTATGCACGAACGGGTGTCACCTATGATACGTTATGAGCTCAGCCGGATTTCAGCCACGATTTTCATCGCCATGGGAAGTGGGAAGCTCCGTTGTACTGGGGATAAAAGGTTCAGCATCTTTCAAGCCTGGTTCAGGCCAATGCTGGTGGATTTCAGTTGGCTCAGGAGGTATCCGAAGGGCCTCAACATCACTACGCTGGAGGAAGGAATCGGGCAAGCGTTGTTGACACTCACATTGAAACAGCAGCAGGTGCTGTTCATGGAGTGGTTCGAGGCTTTCAGTGGGCAAGGCCGGGAATGTCCAAACCTAATGAGGGCCTTCCAGGTCTGGTGGCGGCGATCGTTCGTAAGATCCTTAGGTAGTAGCTGA